A DNA window from Drosophila sechellia strain sech25 chromosome X, ASM438219v1, whole genome shotgun sequence contains the following coding sequences:
- the LOC6620338 gene encoding uncharacterized protein LOC6620338 encodes MFQVLPRPSRSTFHCIAASVVTVVLMAWARPLGVLFLGLLGYWIYWTRCSFRVVPTDELRGKINTWRQRIDDWRHSSPSMFCLASSSCLGTLAVLGHLISGSMLVLTILVVSALVSTKYTFKLLKIEHRDFQWSEKLNYNNLEAEAEDEFLPDVNESNLFVLERASDVATISSPTDANDEDDDERSDDIPEELLIPDAIPEIDEHSTDEDDELAPLAPKRQEKSQPREQLAKESEDMNFRKGHFKRDSSLSTTSSSSEESLSKGLQFPDHNTVDAAGNPQLRQITAGTDPAGELVALAVKTQALALLANSGKLLPSLVSGLVHWGAGGAAAVGTSDGTDASRDREQQRIVTALDSSDESDFEILESDDFK; translated from the exons ATGTTCCAAGTCCTGCCCCGTCCGTCAAGGTCCACGTTCCACTGCATAGCGGCATCCGTGGTCACAGTCGTCCTAATGGCATG GGCCCGACCGCTGGGCGTGCTATTCCTGGGACTACTTGGCTACTGGATCTACTGGACGCGCTGCAGCTTCCGCGTTGTGCCTACGGACGAGCTGCGCGGCAAGATCAACACCTGGCGGCAGAGGATCGACGACTGGCGCCACAGCAGTCCCAGCATGTTCTGCTTGGCCAGCAGCAGTTGCTTGGGCACCCTCGCAGTGCTCGGTCACCTTATCTCCGGATCCATGCTGGTACTGACCATCCTGGTCGTCTCCGCACTAGTCTCCACCAAGTACACCTTCAAGCTGCTGAAGATCGAGCACAGGG ACTTTCAGTGGTCGGAGAAGCTGAACTACAACAACTTGGAAGCCGAGGCAGAGGATGAGTTCCTGCCGGATGTGAACGAGTCGAATCTGTTTGTGCTGGAGCGGGCCAGCGATGTGGCCACCATCAGTTCGCCCACCGATGCGAATGACGAGGACGATGACGAGCGCAGCGACGATATACCGGAGGAGCTCCTCATTCCGGATGCAATACCCGAGATTGACGAGCATTCCACAGACGAAGACGATGAACTAGCTCCGCTGGCGCCCAAGAGGCAGGAGAAGTCGCAGCCACGGGAGCAGCTGGCCAAAGAGAGCGAAGATATGAACTTCCGAAAAGGTCACTTCAAGCGTGACTCATCGCTgtccaccacctcctcctcgtcggAGGAAAGCCTGTCAAAGGGGCTGCAGTTCCCCGATCACAACACCGTAGATGCCGCTGGTAACCCTCAGTTGCGTCAGATTACCGCTGGCACGGATCCCGCCGGCGAGCTTGTGGCCCTCGCCGTGAAAACGCAGGCTCTGGCGCTCCTGGCGAACAGCGGGAAGCTGCTGCCCAGCCTTGTTTCCGGCCTGGTGCACTGGGGAGcgggtggtgctgctgcagtCGGTACCAGCGATGGCACGGATGCAAGTCGAGATCGTGAGCAGCAGCGTATTGTCACCGCCCTGGATTCGTCGGACGAGAGCGATTTTGAGATACTCGAATCGGATGACTTTAAGTAA
- the LOC6620337 gene encoding tRNA methyltransferase 10 homolog A, protein MDTTEQAFKEVAPEMRTLNNCPGTTPGTPMSKNQLKKQRKLAEFAELRKLRREREREKKKQKRREAKELGLPVRTGPSRKELKKRQVAEGGKSGLSVAIDLDYDDLMQERDIVKCVKQCLRIYTINRRSPQPGNLHFTGIRSNGQIHESFKKNEGWENWHVQYYFDRGHTDVFENSQMVYLTCESDRVLDKLQPGCTYVIGGLVDHNHFKGLCHSRATAAGLTTARLPLSEHVDMKTRAVLSTYHVFELLTKVAAGQDWTAAILDTIPMRKGAKAKITDKKEGLGQDLELNHNLEQQDEKQEAESEIECYSLDS, encoded by the exons ATGGATACGACGGAACAGGCTTTCAAGGAGGTGGCCCCGGAGATGCGTACCCTGAACAATTGCCCGGGCACAACGCCCGGCACGCCGATGAGCAAAAATCAGCTTAAGAAGCAGCGCAAGCTGGCGGAGTTTGCTGAACTCCGGAAGCTGCGACGCGAACGGGAGCGTGAGAAGAAAAAGCAGAAGCGGCGGGAGGCCAAGGAGCTGGGTCTGCCCGTCCGGACGGGCCCCTCCCGCAAGGAGCTAAAGAAACGCCAGGTGGCAGAAGGCGGAAAGTCTGGCCTCTCGGTTGCTATAGATCTGGACTACGACGATCTGATGCAGGAGCGGGACATCGTCAAGTGCGTTAAGCAGTGCCTTCGCATCTACACCATTAATCGGCGCAGCCCACAGCCGGGCAATCTGCACTTCACAGGCATCCGGAGCAACGGTCAGATCCACGAGTCATTCAAGAAGAACGAAGGCTGGGAGAACTGGCACGTGCAGTACTACTTCGATCGCGGGCACACCGATGTTTTCGAGAATAGCCAAATGGTATACCTCACCTGCGAGTCGGATCGGGTGCTGGACAAGCTGCAGCCCGGCTGCACCTACGTCATCGGGGGCCTAGTGGACCACAATCACTTCAAGGGCCTGTGCCACTCGAGGGCCACGGCGGCGGGGCTGACCACCGCTCGCCTCCCACTCAGCGAGCACGTAGACATGAAGACGAGGGCCGTGCTGAGCACCTACCATG TGTTTGAGCTGCTGACCAAAGTTGCTGCCGGTCAGGACTGGACTGCGGCCATTCTGGACACGATTCCCATGCGCAAGGGAGCCAAGGCGAAAATCACAGACAAAAAGGAAGGATTGGGTCAGGATCTAGAGCTGAATCATAACTTGGAGCAGCAGGACGAAAAACAGGAAGCTGAGTCTGAAATCGAATGTTATTCTTTGGACAGTTGA
- the LOC6620335 gene encoding uncharacterized protein C18orf19 homolog A, with the protein MATVVFLSRQRLLACSLRLFSGAHSRCLSTMSGTRTSLASDSWPFANRRNLLLPTVNIRFNHKSANPAAAAPAPAVNDSSAGDKDLKATNTTTSSELFGEAANMGLFAKFKHMYKQYWYVLIPVHVLTSVGWFGGFYYLSKSGVDVPALLQYVHLSENIIEKVQGSDMGHYAIAYLCYKVATPLRYALTLGCTTLSIKYLVQHGYIKPMPSKSELIKMYEDKKATRASAKADKAEKDESK; encoded by the exons ATGGCAACAGTGGTCTTTCTGTCGCGTCAGCGCTTGCTCGCCTGCTCCTTGCGGCTGTTCAGTGGCGCCCACTCAAGGTGCCTGTCGACAATGTCCGGGACCAGGACAAGTCTGGCAAGTGATTCCTGGCCTTTCGCGAATCGCCGAAACCTGCTTCTGCCCACCGTCAACATCCGCTTCAACCACAAGTCGGCGAACCCGGCGGCGGCTGCACCAGCGCCCGCGGTTAACGACTCGTCGGCCGGCGACAAGGATTTGAAGGCCACCAATACCACTACCTCCAGCGAACTCTTTGGCGAGGCGGCTAACATGGGTTTGTTCGCCAAGTTCAAGCACATGTACAAACAGTACTGGTACGTGCTCATCCCGGTGCATGTGCTCACGTCAGTGGGCTGGTTTGGAGGCTTTTACTACCTGTCAAAGAG TGGCGTCGATGTGCCCGCTTTGCTTCAGTACGTCCACCTGAGCGAGAACATCATTGAGAAGGTACAGGGCTCTGATATGGGGCACTACGCCATCGCTTATCTGTGCTATAAAGTGGCCACGCCCCTGCGCTACGCCCTTACTCTGG GGTGCACCACCCTATCCATTAAGTACCTGGTGCAACACGGCTACATTAAGCCCATGCCCTCGAAAAGCGAGCTAATTAAGATGTACGAGGACAAGAAGGCCACTCGGGCCAGCGCTAAGGCGGACAAGGCAGAGAAGGACGAGAGTAAATGA